A region of Polynucleobacter sp. JS-Mosq-20-D10 DNA encodes the following proteins:
- a CDS encoding tripartite tricarboxylate transporter permease, giving the protein MDLFANLALGFDTAFTLQNLMYCLIGCILGTLIGVLPGLGPIATIAMLLPATYALPPIAALIMLAGIYYGSQYGGSTTAILLNIPGETSSVVTAIDGYQMARNGRAGVALFTAGMGSFFAGCVATLVLAAFAAPLSQLAFKFGPAEYFSLMILGLIGAVVLASGSLIKAIGMIILGLLMGLIGTDVNSGVSRYAFDIPELSDGIGFVAVAMGVFGFAEIMGNLEKTGDDEGFLNKLTTMMPTKTDIKRMIPSILRGTTIGSILGILPGGGAALAAFGAYSVEKKSSKYSHEFGKGAIEGVAGPEAANNAAAQTSFIPLLTLGIPPNAVMALMVGAMTIHNIQPGPQVMTSNPALFWGLIASMWIGNVMLILLNLPLIGIWVKLLKIPYRFLYPAILVFCCIGVYTVNNTVFDVYVTAAFGLIGYLFFKLGCEPPPLLLGFVLGPMMEENFRRALLLSRGDFSTFVTRPLSLGLLIAAALLVVIVALPAVKKTREEAFVEE; this is encoded by the coding sequence ATGGATTTATTTGCTAATTTAGCGCTCGGTTTCGACACAGCGTTTACCTTACAAAATCTGATGTACTGCCTGATTGGCTGTATTTTGGGTACATTAATCGGTGTTTTGCCAGGCCTAGGCCCAATCGCAACCATTGCGATGCTCCTGCCAGCCACCTATGCATTGCCTCCAATTGCCGCTTTGATTATGTTAGCCGGTATTTACTACGGCTCACAGTACGGCGGCTCTACTACTGCGATTTTGCTCAACATCCCAGGGGAAACGTCCTCGGTGGTGACGGCGATTGACGGCTATCAAATGGCTAGAAATGGTCGAGCAGGTGTAGCCCTCTTTACTGCCGGCATGGGTTCATTTTTTGCTGGTTGCGTAGCAACACTGGTTTTGGCTGCATTTGCTGCACCACTCTCCCAATTAGCATTTAAGTTCGGTCCTGCCGAATATTTCTCCCTGATGATCTTAGGCTTAATTGGCGCCGTCGTACTAGCCTCAGGCTCTTTGATCAAGGCGATCGGCATGATCATCCTGGGCCTCTTGATGGGCTTGATCGGTACTGACGTGAACTCTGGCGTATCCCGCTATGCTTTTGACATCCCCGAATTGAGTGACGGCATTGGATTCGTAGCCGTTGCAATGGGTGTCTTTGGTTTTGCGGAAATTATGGGTAACCTGGAAAAAACTGGTGATGACGAGGGCTTCCTCAACAAACTTACCACCATGATGCCGACCAAGACTGATATCAAGCGCATGATTCCCTCCATCTTGCGCGGCACAACCATTGGCTCCATCTTGGGCATTCTGCCAGGCGGCGGTGCTGCTTTGGCAGCCTTTGGCGCCTACTCAGTAGAAAAGAAATCCTCTAAGTACAGCCATGAGTTTGGTAAGGGTGCCATTGAGGGTGTAGCAGGTCCTGAAGCAGCCAACAATGCCGCCGCTCAAACCTCCTTCATCCCATTGCTTACCTTGGGTATCCCACCGAATGCTGTAATGGCTTTGATGGTTGGCGCGATGACGATTCATAACATCCAGCCTGGTCCACAAGTCATGACCAGTAACCCAGCTTTGTTCTGGGGTCTGATTGCCTCGATGTGGATCGGTAACGTGATGTTGATTCTCTTGAACTTGCCACTCATTGGTATTTGGGTAAAGCTCTTGAAGATTCCTTATCGCTTTCTCTACCCAGCAATTTTGGTGTTCTGCTGTATTGGCGTGTATACCGTCAACAACACCGTATTTGACGTTTATGTAACCGCAGCCTTCGGTTTAATTGGTTACCTCTTCTTCAAACTGGGTTGCGAACCCCCTCCATTACTCTTAGGCTTCGTGCTTGGACCGATGATGGAGGAGAACTTCCGTCGCGCTCTCTTGTTATCACGCGGCGACTTCTCAACCTTCGTAACCCGACCACTCTCCTTAGGCTTACTCATTGCAGCAGCCCTCTTGGTGGTGATCGTGGCCTTGCCTGCGGTTAAGAAAACCCGTGAAGAGGCTTTCGTAGAAGAGTAA